A genomic stretch from Pontivivens ytuae includes:
- a CDS encoding heme lyase CcmF/NrfE family subunit encodes MTAELGHFALILALCVALVQMVVPMVGAHRRWSNWMAVGDMAAAVQFVLVSLSFAALMWAFITSDFSLRIVTANSHSAKPMLYKVTGTWGNHEGSLLLWVLILALFGAMVSWFGQALPAALKARTLAVQAAVAVAFMLFMLLTSNPFDRLEIIPLDGNDLNPLLQDPGLAFHPPFLYLGYVGLSITFSFAVAALIEGRVDAAWARWVRPWALLAWVMLTIGIALGSWWAYYELGWGGWWFWDPVENASFMPWLLAAALLHSAIVVEKRDTLKSWTILLAILAFSFSLIGTFIVRSGVITSVHAFASDPTRGVFILLILAIAIGGSLTLYALRADRMRSPNAFATVSRESALVLNNVLLAVSTVVVFLGTMWPLIAEALTGEKVSVGPPFFNITFTPFMVALAMLLPLGAIMPWKRARLGRSMQPLWGMLALSVALGALVWSLQTGGRMLAPIGATLAAWIILGAIADLAQKAGGWRAKPSIAWARLSGLPRAEWGKAVAHSGLAILIFGASALTAWELEDIRTINPGESVELGGYTFTLDRVEQVRGPNYFSDMAFVEVTRGGEYVATLNPEKRLYPVQNFPTTEAGISSGALRDLYVSIGDQQPDGSWAMWTWVKPFANWIWAGCIIMSLGGFLSLSDRRFRVGVAKSRSSVAVPAE; translated from the coding sequence ATGACCGCCGAACTTGGCCACTTTGCCCTGATCCTCGCGCTGTGCGTGGCGCTCGTCCAGATGGTGGTTCCGATGGTTGGTGCGCATCGCCGCTGGTCGAACTGGATGGCGGTCGGCGACATGGCCGCGGCGGTTCAGTTCGTGCTGGTCTCGCTGTCCTTCGCGGCGCTCATGTGGGCCTTCATCACCTCCGATTTCTCGCTTCGGATCGTGACGGCGAACAGCCATTCGGCGAAACCGATGCTCTACAAGGTGACGGGGACGTGGGGGAACCACGAGGGCTCGCTCCTGCTGTGGGTGCTGATCCTCGCCCTCTTCGGCGCGATGGTGTCGTGGTTCGGGCAGGCGCTGCCCGCGGCGCTGAAGGCGCGGACGCTGGCGGTACAGGCGGCGGTGGCCGTCGCCTTCATGCTCTTCATGCTGCTCACGTCAAACCCGTTCGACCGGCTGGAGATCATTCCGCTAGACGGGAACGATCTCAACCCGCTGCTGCAGGATCCCGGCCTCGCCTTCCATCCGCCGTTCCTCTACCTCGGCTATGTCGGGCTTTCGATCACCTTCAGCTTTGCCGTGGCGGCCCTGATCGAGGGGCGGGTGGATGCGGCCTGGGCCCGCTGGGTGCGGCCCTGGGCGCTGCTCGCTTGGGTGATGCTGACAATCGGCATCGCGCTTGGTTCCTGGTGGGCCTATTACGAGCTCGGCTGGGGCGGCTGGTGGTTCTGGGATCCGGTGGAGAATGCCTCCTTCATGCCTTGGCTGCTGGCGGCGGCACTCCTGCACTCGGCGATCGTGGTGGAGAAGCGGGACACGCTGAAGAGCTGGACGATCCTGCTTGCGATCCTCGCCTTCTCGTTCTCGCTGATCGGGACGTTCATCGTGCGCTCGGGGGTGATCACCTCTGTCCACGCCTTCGCGTCCGACCCGACGCGGGGGGTGTTCATCCTGCTGATCCTCGCCATCGCTATTGGTGGCTCGCTGACGCTCTACGCGCTGCGAGCGGACCGGATGCGCTCGCCCAACGCCTTCGCGACGGTCAGCCGGGAGAGTGCACTGGTGCTCAACAATGTGCTGCTCGCCGTCTCCACCGTAGTGGTGTTCCTCGGCACCATGTGGCCGCTGATCGCGGAGGCGCTGACGGGGGAGAAGGTCTCCGTCGGGCCGCCCTTCTTCAACATCACGTTCACGCCGTTCATGGTGGCTCTCGCGATGCTGCTGCCGCTGGGCGCGATCATGCCGTGGAAGCGGGCGCGGCTCGGCCGGTCGATGCAGCCGCTCTGGGGGATGCTGGCGCTGTCGGTGGCGCTCGGCGCGCTGGTGTGGAGCCTGCAGACCGGCGGGCGGATGCTGGCGCCGATCGGGGCGACGCTGGCGGCGTGGATCATCCTCGGCGCCATCGCCGACCTCGCGCAGAAGGCGGGCGGCTGGCGTGCGAAACCGTCCATCGCCTGGGCGCGCCTCTCGGGCCTGCCGCGGGCGGAGTGGGGCAAGGCGGTCGCCCATTCCGGCCTCGCCATCCTGATCTTCGGCGCGTCCGCACTGACCGCATGGGAGCTGGAGGACATCCGCACCATCAATCCCGGTGAGAGCGTGGAGCTCGGCGGTTACACGTTCACCCTCGACCGGGTCGAGCAGGTGCGCGGGCCGAACTACTTCTCCGACATGGCGTTCGTCGAGGTGACGCGCGGCGGGGAGTATGTGGCGACGCTGAACCCCGAAAAGCGCCTCTACCCGGTGCAGAACTTTCCGACGACCGAGGCCGGGATCTCCAGCGGAGCGCTGCGTGACCTCTACGTCTCCATCGGCGATCAGCAGCCGGATGGAAGCTGGGCGATGTGGACCTGGGTCAAGCCGTTCGCAAACTGGATCTGGGCAGGCTGCATCATCATGTCCCTCGGCGGGTTCCTGAGCCTCAGCGACCGGCGCTTCCGCGTCGGCGTCGCAAAGTCCCGAAGCAGCGTGGCGGTACCTGCGGAATGA
- a CDS encoding cytochrome c-type biogenesis protein: MKHLVLILTLLAAPAFAVQPHEMLDDPVLEARAQALDDELRCVRCRSESIASSNADWASDARVIVRELLTQGATDAEVKAFFVERYGEYVLMRPPLSATNIALWLAGPVLFLGVIGVLVARRRGGTAAVATADALTPEEKARLDALTKP, translated from the coding sequence ATGAAACATCTCGTCCTGATCCTGACCCTTCTGGCGGCCCCGGCCTTCGCGGTGCAGCCCCACGAAATGCTCGACGACCCGGTGCTGGAGGCGCGGGCGCAGGCGCTCGATGACGAACTGCGCTGTGTGCGCTGCCGGTCGGAGTCGATCGCGAGCTCCAACGCCGACTGGGCCTCCGACGCGCGGGTGATCGTGCGCGAGCTGCTGACGCAGGGGGCGACGGATGCGGAGGTGAAGGCCTTCTTCGTCGAGCGCTATGGCGAATACGTCCTGATGCGCCCGCCGCTGAGTGCGACGAACATCGCGCTGTGGCTGGCGGGTCCCGTGCTGTTCCTCGGCGTGATCGGCGTTCTGGTGGCCCGTCGCCGCGGTGGCACGGCGGCTGTTGCCACGGCCGACGCCCTGACGCCGGAGGAGAAGGCTCGGCTCGACGCACTCACCAAGCCCTGA
- a CDS encoding enoyl-CoA hydratase-related protein, with translation MNYETILYEVKDDVATLTLNRPDVMNGLNAQMRADILHAVRHAPEDARVLVITGAGRGFCSGQDLGDRKNAAQVNLERTLRDEYEPMLKAIYDSPIPTISAVNGPAAGAGANIALAADVVIAAESAFFLQAFARIGLIPDAGGTYWLPRQMGFAKAMGAALFADKITAREADEWGMIWAAVPDAEFEAEIARRARQLAEGPTQAYARIKQALRGTYDNTLDDQLNLEAKLQGEAGQTRDFTEGVMAFLEKRPARYEGR, from the coding sequence ATGAACTACGAAACCATCCTCTACGAGGTGAAGGACGACGTCGCGACGCTGACCCTGAACCGCCCCGACGTGATGAACGGGCTGAACGCGCAGATGCGCGCCGACATCCTGCACGCCGTGCGCCACGCGCCGGAGGATGCGCGGGTGCTGGTCATCACCGGGGCGGGGCGCGGCTTCTGCTCGGGCCAGGACCTCGGCGACCGGAAGAACGCGGCGCAGGTGAACCTGGAGCGGACACTCCGCGACGAATACGAGCCGATGCTCAAGGCGATCTACGACAGCCCGATCCCGACGATCTCCGCCGTCAACGGCCCGGCGGCAGGGGCCGGGGCCAATATCGCGCTGGCAGCGGATGTGGTGATCGCGGCGGAGAGCGCCTTCTTCCTCCAGGCCTTCGCCCGGATCGGCCTGATCCCGGATGCGGGCGGCACCTACTGGCTGCCGCGGCAGATGGGGTTCGCGAAGGCGATGGGCGCAGCCCTCTTCGCCGACAAGATCACCGCGCGCGAGGCCGATGAGTGGGGCATGATCTGGGCCGCCGTGCCGGATGCCGAGTTCGAGGCGGAGATCGCCCGCCGCGCCCGCCAGCTCGCCGAAGGGCCGACGCAGGCCTATGCCCGCATCAAGCAGGCGCTGCGCGGCACCTACGACAACACCCTCGACGACCAGCTTAACCTCGAAGCGAAGCTTCAGGGCGAGGCGGGCCAGACCCGTGATTTCACCGAGGGCGTGATGGCGTTCCTCGAAAAGCGGCCGGCGAGGTACGAGGGGCGCTGA
- a CDS encoding glutamine-synthetase adenylyltransferase, which yields MSLSDRIRRAPVPWDATRGREVAAPFAGPLADLVAGAAGNARFLGALATREAEWLASIAVAAPEDTLKALCQLSEGDPAVVLRRAKRRLALLTALCDLGGIWSTAEVTGALSRFADAALDHALASLIAVERARGKLTGAPTGFVALAMGKLGARELNYSSDIDIICLFDESLHDPADQAEIRAVLVGVTKKLVRMMGDVTEEGYVFRTDLRLRPDPGVTPVCLSMEGAERYYETLGRTWERAAFIKARPCAGDIAAGERFLERITPFVYRRHLDFAAIRDAEDMLARIRHHKGLTGPITVPGHDVKLGRGGIREIEFHAQTKQLITGGRDPKLRQRGTIAALTALAEAGWVEDDTARQLTDDYYALRDVEHRIQMLDDAQTHLVPTGEEDRARLAALCGEPDAKIWQAGFQARLTRVHALTAPDEPHEDGGGEAAAALRSDPDAQRLMGEWPRLPALRSSRAEMLFSRLEPAILSRLSDAADPMAALIQFDRFLRGLPAGVQVFSLFDENRALLDLLVEICATAPALAQYLGRNSAVFDAVLDRDFFAPLPDCETLRAELEAAVEDAEDYERALDAARRWQKERHFRIGVHLLRGLSATAEAERAWSDLAEACLAVLLPLAIEEQAHRHGPPPGEGAMVLALGKLGAREMTAASDLDLIVIYDADLAEESAGRLPLGAPQYYARLTKRLVAALSSPMAEGTLYEVDMRLRPSGRQGPVAVSLASFDRYQREEAWVWEHLALTRARPVAGPADLRARVAGIAADVLTTPQDVEKVLRETADMRRRLFEAREAEPGPWEVKQGRGRLLDLDLFLQAGVLLTPLGDAPLGHDAVERLHEAGWLNAGERDVLAEARTLMGCVQALGRVAVNGPFRPETDGPGLAQVLLRQTGTTSIPVLEERLIAAAHAAGDLIDRRLAA from the coding sequence ATGAGTCTCTCCGATCGGATACGTCGCGCGCCCGTGCCGTGGGACGCTACCCGCGGACGCGAGGTCGCCGCGCCCTTTGCCGGGCCGCTCGCCGATCTGGTGGCGGGCGCGGCCGGAAACGCGCGGTTCCTAGGGGCGCTCGCGACGCGGGAGGCGGAGTGGCTGGCCTCCATCGCCGTCGCTGCTCCGGAGGATACGCTCAAGGCGCTCTGCCAGCTCAGCGAGGGCGATCCCGCGGTCGTGCTTCGCCGGGCCAAGCGGCGGCTTGCGCTGCTCACCGCCCTCTGCGATCTCGGCGGGATCTGGTCAACGGCGGAGGTGACGGGCGCGCTGAGCCGCTTCGCCGATGCCGCCCTCGACCATGCGCTTGCGAGTCTCATCGCGGTCGAACGCGCGCGGGGAAAGCTGACCGGTGCGCCTACGGGTTTCGTCGCCCTCGCCATGGGCAAGCTCGGCGCGCGAGAGCTCAACTACTCCTCCGACATCGACATCATCTGCCTCTTCGACGAGAGCCTGCACGACCCCGCCGACCAGGCCGAGATCCGCGCCGTGCTGGTCGGCGTCACCAAGAAGCTGGTGCGCATGATGGGCGACGTGACCGAGGAGGGTTATGTCTTCCGCACCGACCTGCGCCTGCGCCCCGACCCCGGCGTGACGCCGGTCTGCCTCTCGATGGAGGGGGCGGAGCGGTACTACGAGACGCTGGGCCGGACATGGGAGCGGGCGGCCTTCATCAAGGCGCGGCCCTGTGCAGGGGACATCGCGGCGGGGGAGCGGTTCCTCGAGCGGATCACGCCCTTCGTCTATCGCCGCCACCTCGACTTCGCTGCCATCCGCGATGCGGAGGACATGCTGGCGCGCATCCGCCACCACAAGGGGCTCACCGGGCCGATCACGGTGCCGGGCCACGACGTGAAACTGGGGCGCGGCGGCATCCGGGAGATCGAGTTCCACGCCCAGACCAAGCAGCTCATCACCGGCGGGCGCGATCCGAAGCTGCGCCAGCGCGGCACGATCGCGGCCCTGACGGCGCTGGCGGAGGCCGGGTGGGTGGAGGATGACACGGCCCGACAGCTCACCGACGACTACTACGCGCTGCGCGACGTGGAGCACCGGATCCAGATGCTCGACGATGCGCAGACCCACCTCGTCCCGACCGGGGAGGAGGACCGCGCGCGCCTCGCCGCCCTCTGCGGAGAGCCGGATGCCAAGATCTGGCAAGCGGGGTTCCAGGCGCGGCTCACCCGAGTCCACGCGCTTACCGCGCCCGATGAGCCGCACGAGGACGGCGGGGGTGAGGCCGCCGCGGCGCTGCGCAGTGATCCGGATGCCCAGCGCCTGATGGGCGAGTGGCCGCGCCTGCCCGCGCTGCGCTCCAGCCGGGCCGAGATGCTGTTCTCGCGGCTTGAGCCCGCGATCCTGTCGCGGCTCTCGGACGCGGCCGACCCGATGGCAGCGCTTATTCAGTTCGACAGGTTTCTCAGAGGCTTGCCGGCGGGTGTTCAAGTGTTCTCGCTGTTCGATGAGAACCGCGCGCTGCTCGATCTGCTGGTGGAGATCTGCGCGACGGCCCCGGCGCTCGCGCAATATCTCGGCCGGAACTCCGCCGTGTTCGACGCCGTGCTCGACCGGGATTTCTTCGCCCCGCTGCCGGATTGCGAGACCCTGCGCGCGGAGCTCGAAGCCGCTGTTGAGGATGCCGAGGACTATGAGCGCGCCCTCGACGCCGCCCGCCGCTGGCAGAAGGAGCGGCATTTCCGGATCGGCGTCCATCTGCTGCGGGGGCTGTCGGCGACCGCCGAGGCGGAGCGGGCGTGGTCCGACCTCGCCGAGGCCTGCCTCGCCGTCCTGCTGCCGCTCGCGATCGAGGAACAGGCCCATCGCCACGGTCCGCCGCCGGGCGAGGGTGCGATGGTCCTCGCCCTCGGCAAGCTCGGCGCGCGGGAGATGACGGCGGCGTCCGACCTGGACCTCATCGTGATCTACGACGCGGATCTGGCGGAGGAGAGCGCGGGCCGCCTGCCGCTCGGCGCGCCGCAATACTACGCGCGGCTGACCAAGCGGCTGGTTGCGGCGCTCTCTTCGCCGATGGCGGAGGGCACGCTCTATGAGGTCGATATGCGGCTGCGCCCCTCCGGCCGGCAAGGGCCAGTGGCGGTCTCGCTCGCGAGCTTCGATCGCTACCAGCGAGAGGAGGCCTGGGTCTGGGAGCATCTGGCGCTGACCCGCGCGCGGCCGGTTGCCGGGCCTGCCGACCTCCGCGCCCGCGTCGCCGGGATCGCGGCGGACGTGCTGACCACCCCGCAGGACGTCGAGAAGGTCCTGCGCGAGACTGCCGACATGCGCCGCCGTCTCTTCGAGGCGCGTGAGGCGGAGCCGGGCCCGTGGGAGGTGAAGCAAGGCCGCGGGCGCCTGCTCGACCTCGACCTGTTCCTGCAGGCGGGCGTTCTGCTCACGCCGCTCGGCGACGCCCCGCTCGGCCACGATGCGGTGGAGCGCCTGCACGAGGCGGGCTGGCTCAACGCGGGCGAGCGTGACGTGCTGGCCGAGGCGCGAACGCTGATGGGCTGCGTCCAGGCGCTTGGGCGGGTCGCGGTGAACGGCCCCTTCCGGCCGGAGACGGACGGGCCGGGCCTCGCACAGGTGCTGCTGCGCCAGACCGGCACCACGAGCATCCCGGTGCTGGAGGAGCGCCTGATCGCGGCCGCCCACGCCGCGGGCGACCTGATCGACCGGAGACTCGCGGCGTGA
- a CDS encoding histone deacetylase gives MTLPIVYHPDYMAPLKPGHRFPMSKYGYLRERLIQAGVLPETGGFIAPAPAPLSQVAAAHGFDYADRAFRLALTDAEVREIGLPQTERVLRRARLASAGTALAARLAIEHGVAVNLAGGSHHAGPGKGAGFCVFNDVAIAARALVAEGQVSRVLVVDCDVHQGDGTARVFADDPAVFTLSLHAEKNYPARKASSDLDFALPDGLGDRAYLEVLREVLAPLWEQVRPQIVFYNAGVDPHENDRLGRLALSDAGLAARDAHVLGEARARGVPVVGVIGGGYGPDPGAIAARHALMVEAAAAAA, from the coding sequence GTGACCCTGCCCATCGTCTACCACCCCGACTACATGGCGCCGCTGAAGCCGGGGCATCGCTTCCCGATGTCGAAATACGGCTACCTGCGCGAGCGCCTCATCCAGGCAGGCGTGCTCCCCGAAACGGGCGGCTTCATCGCGCCCGCCCCGGCGCCGCTCTCGCAGGTCGCCGCGGCCCACGGGTTCGACTATGCCGACCGGGCGTTTCGCCTCGCCCTTACCGATGCGGAGGTGCGCGAGATCGGGTTGCCGCAAACCGAGCGGGTGCTGCGCCGGGCCCGCCTCGCCTCCGCCGGTACGGCGCTCGCCGCGCGGCTTGCGATCGAGCACGGCGTCGCGGTCAACCTCGCCGGGGGCTCGCACCATGCCGGGCCGGGGAAGGGCGCGGGGTTCTGCGTCTTCAACGATGTCGCCATTGCGGCGCGCGCCCTGGTGGCCGAAGGGCAGGTGAGCCGGGTGCTCGTCGTCGATTGCGACGTGCATCAGGGCGACGGCACTGCGCGGGTCTTCGCCGATGATCCGGCGGTTTTCACGCTCTCGCTGCATGCGGAGAAGAACTATCCGGCGCGCAAGGCGTCTTCGGACCTCGACTTCGCGCTGCCCGACGGGCTCGGCGACCGGGCCTATCTGGAGGTGCTGCGCGAGGTGCTCGCCCCACTCTGGGAGCAGGTGCGACCGCAGATCGTCTTCTACAACGCCGGGGTCGATCCCCATGAGAACGACCGGCTGGGGCGGCTGGCGCTGAGCGATGCGGGCCTGGCCGCCCGGGATGCCCACGTGCTGGGCGAGGCACGGGCGCGGGGTGTCCCTGTGGTCGGCGTGATCGGCGGAGGCTACGGCCCTGATCCGGGCGCCATCGCCGCGCGCCACGCCCTGATGGTCGAGGCCGCGGCTGCGGCAGCATAG
- a CDS encoding HpcH/HpaI aldolase family protein, which yields MTRLGCWIDLPSPFVAEIVAQTGFDWALVDLEHGPIGVETMALSLMAIRGAGVRGYVRVPELSEAWIKRALDAGGDGVMIPNVQSVEQAEAAARWFHYAPSGARGEAQSVIRAAQWGRAAADYARNWPGDHQLILQIEGPEGLSRAADIAAVPGVGMLFLGPADYAAQAGLRKDAPEVGEAARQLAGIARDAGLACGSVEFPAGDVGTLAAMGFTDVSVASDVGALTTALDTALSRGREAADVQK from the coding sequence ATGACACGACTGGGATGCTGGATCGACCTACCGAGCCCCTTCGTGGCCGAGATCGTGGCGCAGACAGGCTTCGACTGGGCGCTCGTCGATCTGGAGCACGGACCCATCGGAGTGGAGACCATGGCGCTCAGCCTGATGGCGATCCGCGGCGCGGGCGTGCGCGGCTACGTGCGCGTGCCCGAGCTCAGCGAGGCCTGGATCAAGCGCGCGCTCGACGCGGGCGGGGACGGTGTGATGATCCCGAACGTGCAGAGTGTGGAGCAGGCGGAGGCCGCCGCGCGCTGGTTCCACTACGCCCCAAGCGGGGCGCGCGGGGAGGCGCAGAGCGTGATCCGCGCCGCGCAGTGGGGCCGTGCTGCCGCGGACTATGCGCGGAACTGGCCGGGCGATCACCAGCTCATCCTTCAGATCGAGGGGCCGGAGGGGCTCTCGCGAGCAGCTGACATCGCTGCGGTACCGGGGGTCGGGATGCTGTTCCTCGGCCCCGCGGACTACGCGGCACAGGCCGGTTTGCGGAAGGACGCGCCCGAGGTTGGCGAGGCGGCGCGGCAACTTGCGGGCATCGCGCGGGACGCCGGGCTCGCCTGCGGCTCCGTCGAGTTTCCGGCGGGCGATGTCGGGACGCTTGCTGCGATGGGCTTCACCGACGTATCGGTCGCCAGCGATGTCGGGGCGCTGACCACGGCGCTCGATACGGCGCTGTCCCGCGGGCGGGAGGCTGCCGATGTCCAGAAGTGA
- a CDS encoding efflux RND transporter periplasmic adaptor subunit translates to MSAAAFRLALATSFILSTPALAQQGPPTVVVANPIEETVVDWDVFTGRFQAVESVMLQARVSGYLNEIHFQEGELIQEGQVLFEIDQRPFDAALDEAVATRDVYIAQRELAQIELDRARELVERGARPQSEADQALAEFQQAEANVALAEAGVTRARLDVEFTLVSSPITGRISEHYIDVGNLVVGGPNGATELANVVSVDPIEFVFTVSEADYLRYARLEGLTIPRSNRDTPRPVYIQLMDEDTWEREGQLSFVDNQLDPNSGTLLGRASLENADGLLQPGAFGRVRVQGSPEYQALLIPDDALLADQSDQIAYVVNGEDVVEIRTVETGPIHRGMRVIRNGLEPGDRVIVSGLQRARPGSPVAPQTEDLTAQLEE, encoded by the coding sequence ATGTCTGCAGCAGCCTTTCGCCTTGCCCTCGCCACCAGCTTCATCCTGAGCACACCCGCCCTTGCGCAGCAGGGGCCACCGACCGTGGTCGTCGCCAACCCGATCGAGGAGACGGTGGTCGACTGGGACGTCTTCACCGGACGCTTCCAGGCCGTGGAATCGGTCATGCTGCAGGCCCGCGTCTCCGGCTATCTCAACGAGATCCACTTCCAGGAAGGCGAGCTGATCCAGGAGGGGCAGGTGCTCTTCGAGATCGACCAGCGCCCCTTCGACGCTGCGCTGGATGAGGCGGTCGCGACCCGCGACGTCTACATCGCACAGCGTGAGCTCGCCCAGATCGAGCTCGACCGTGCGCGCGAGCTTGTGGAGCGGGGCGCTCGTCCGCAGAGCGAGGCGGACCAGGCGCTGGCCGAGTTCCAGCAGGCCGAGGCAAACGTCGCCCTTGCCGAAGCCGGCGTGACGCGCGCGCGGCTCGACGTGGAATTCACGCTCGTCTCCTCCCCGATCACCGGGCGGATATCGGAGCACTACATCGATGTCGGCAACCTCGTGGTCGGCGGGCCGAACGGTGCGACCGAGCTTGCCAATGTGGTCAGCGTCGATCCCATCGAGTTCGTCTTCACCGTGTCGGAGGCGGACTACCTGCGCTACGCCCGCCTCGAAGGGCTGACGATCCCGCGCTCGAACCGCGACACGCCGCGGCCCGTCTACATCCAGCTCATGGACGAGGATACGTGGGAGCGGGAGGGCCAGCTCAGCTTCGTCGACAATCAGCTCGACCCGAACTCCGGCACGCTGCTGGGCCGCGCTTCGCTGGAAAACGCGGACGGGCTGCTGCAGCCCGGCGCCTTCGGCCGGGTCCGTGTTCAGGGCTCGCCGGAATACCAGGCGCTGCTGATCCCTGACGACGCCCTGCTCGCCGATCAGTCGGACCAGATCGCCTATGTCGTGAATGGCGAGGACGTGGTGGAGATTCGCACGGTCGAGACCGGGCCGATCCACCGTGGGATGCGCGTTATCCGCAACGGTCTGGAGCCGGGGGACCGGGTCATCGTCTCCGGCCTCCAGCGCGCGCGTCCGGGCAGTCCGGTAGCTCCGCAGACCGAGGATCTGACCGCCCAGCTCGAGGAATGA